A stretch of DNA from Microbacterium sp. LWS13-1.2:
GACGGTGAGTCCGGCCAGCCGATCAACTCGGTGATGGCATCGAAGTCGGCCGCTCGGGAGGTGAAGATCGCGTTCACCTCCCGCCGGTGAACCGTCGCAGCGGTGAACATCCGCAGCGTGGTCTTCACTCCGGCAGCCTCCAGGAAGCCACGCGACCGATCCAGCGCCTCCCCGTCGGCGAGGGCCAGGCGGAACCGGCTCGCAACGTAGGAGCCTCTGCCGGTCGACCGTGGGTACGACCTTCTCAGTATCATCGCGTCGCCGCGGATCATTCCGCTGAGGTAGCCCGTGCGATACGCGCCGGTCTCAGTGGAATCCGCGACGACCCCGCCGGTGCCGAAGCCCATGAGCTTGTTGTTCGTCGTCAGGAACGGTCGCTGCGGTGCGCCGGCAGGTGCCGGACGGACGTACTTCCAACCGCGCTCGGTCAGGAACCGGTGGTCACCGCTCGCGACCAGCTCGGTGCCGTCGGCGAGCGTCACGCGGTAAGCACGCTTGCGGGTGCTCCACTGCGCCGAGACGGTCGCGCGCACATATCGTCGATATGCGCCCTCCCGCCGCGTGCCGATCACCTCATCGCCGGCGCACACGTCGCCGATGCGCTTGCTGAGGCCGTCGCCCATGAGGACCAGCGTGTCGGGATCCAGGCAGTAGACACATGCATGACTGCAGCCGCGGTAGGGGTTCACGGTCCAGTCGAAGGGCATGGCCGAGGCGCTCGGCACGTGGTTGAGCGCCGACTTGCAGAGCACCTCGTGGAAGGTGACGCCGGCGAACTCGGGAGTGGTCACCGAGCGCACCAGACCGTTCAGCTGCTCGAGGCCAGGCAGGGCCGCGGCATCCGCCACACCCAGTTCCTGTCCCTGCCATCGCATGAATCCATGAGAACAAAGCTTCGAACTTAAGTCAAGGCAGTGATAGCTTCGAGTAGAACATCGGCGGAGGGATGCCGCCTTGCTGGCCAAATCGCGCCGTCGCGACCAGAATGGCAGGCGTGACGGAGCCTGGCCGGCTCGCTACCCCCCGAGCCGCCCCCGAGACTCGTCGTGCCGCCCGAGCGATGCGCGAGGAGGCCGAACGGCGCGCCCGCGCGGCCGAGACCCAGCCCCCCACCGACGCGTTCGTGGCCTTCGAGCTGCCCAGCGAGGAGTTCGTGCCGGCGTCGGTCTCGGATGCCGCGCCGGCGGCACTGCCGCCTGACCTCCTCCCCGTCGCACCCGCGCCGGCCGCGGCGGGCACCGCGCCGCGGGGCGCATCGGCAGCGAGCGAAGTCCCGCCGCTGCCCCCGCGATCGCGCGCCCGTGCCGCCCGGCAGCACCGTCCCGCCCCCAGTGAGCGCCGGGCGGCCCGCGCTGCAGAGCTGCTCTCGGTCCACGAGGACGCACTGCCGATGCAGCACGCGCGTCCCCGCCGCGTCACCCGGCGGATCGCCGTCGTCGCCGGTCTCGCAACCGGCGCCGCGCTGCTGCTCGGCTCCGCAGCGATGACCGCCATGATGCTGCCCTCGGTCTCTCCGAGTGGCGCCGACGCTGCGCTGTCGATGACGGTGCAGCCTCAGCACGTCGACCAGCTTCCCGTGCCGCAGGTCGAGCAGTCGCCGCCCGCCGCCGACATCTGCGCGCTGCCCGACGTGGTGGCGGCAGTGCAGGCCGGCGATGACGAGGCCGCGATCGTCGCCGCAGGCGGAGGCGAAGCGTTCCGAGCCGCTGTCGTGGAGGGCCGCGCCCCCTGCGTGAACCTGGGCGACTCTGCGCGCACGTGGACCGTGGTCGACAAGATCCGGCCGACGAGCCCGATCGACTACCGCCCGAGCGGACTGGTGCTGCCCGACGGGGTGCGCAACGTCGAGGGCGGCGCCCTGCGCTCGGATGCGGCAACCGCTCTCGCGTCGCTGGTCACCGGCGCGCGCTCGGCGGGAGTCGGCGAGATCGCGCTCGAGAGCGGGTTCCGGTCGTATCAGACTCAGCAGCAGACGTACGGACGCCACTTCGCCGAGCGTGGCGAGCGGGCCGACCAGGTCAGCGCCCGCCCCGGTTACAGCGAGCACCAGCTGGGGCTCGCCGCAGACGTCGTCGCGTGTGCCGGCGCCTGCGGCACGCTCGACGACCTCGCGGCGACGGCCCAGGGCCA
This window harbors:
- a CDS encoding M15 family metallopeptidase, giving the protein MTEPGRLATPRAAPETRRAARAMREEAERRARAAETQPPTDAFVAFELPSEEFVPASVSDAAPAALPPDLLPVAPAPAAAGTAPRGASAASEVPPLPPRSRARAARQHRPAPSERRAARAAELLSVHEDALPMQHARPRRVTRRIAVVAGLATGAALLLGSAAMTAMMLPSVSPSGADAALSMTVQPQHVDQLPVPQVEQSPPAADICALPDVVAAVQAGDDEAAIVAAGGGEAFRAAVVEGRAPCVNLGDSARTWTVVDKIRPTSPIDYRPSGLVLPDGVRNVEGGALRSDAATALASLVTGARSAGVGEIALESGFRSYQTQQQTYGRHFAERGERADQVSARPGYSEHQLGLAADVVACAGACGTLDDLAATAQGQWIADHAWEHGWIVRYVEGATPVTGYLPEPWHLRYIGPELAKSYHDGGWTSLEEFFALDPAPAYLG